Genomic DNA from Alosa alosa isolate M-15738 ecotype Scorff River chromosome 6, AALO_Geno_1.1, whole genome shotgun sequence:
CTCTTGATGCATTAGAAGTTTGTTGAGTTATACTGCTAGAGCTAAGGTTGACCTGTTCTTGCCTGTAGGCTACAGCCTGTCTTGCCGTGCCAGTGCTGACTGAAAGCCTGATCATAAAAAGCCTGATGACCGAAAGCCTGGTCATAGAAATGGTCTAGTTGGACTACTTAATTGGAATGTTAACTAGTTTCTAACCAAATTTCTATGTTCTAAGAGATAATCACCTACCAATGCATACAGAACGGTATTTGTATTAAATTAGACCTAGGCCTAGTATAAgacaacataaaacattaatgtTATACATTTTACTGTGAAAATGCAATACCACCAAGCGGTTTCATCTAGCCTATACagctggtaaaaaaaatgagGGTAACTGTATCATTGTTTAATGTTTATTCTGAGAAACACCAGAAATAGGCCCTAGTGAAAACTAGGCTTAAAGAAAAGTCCCATAAAGTCATTCACATATAGGCCTGGTGTTAAAAATGGGTATCTATCTAACAATAAAAATATCAAGTTGCAATATACTTATTGTAGTGAATGTAAGTAATTAACCACAATACTTTAGTTTAGCACAATACTTTATTtctaataattatattataaacGGTTAAACTTGGACAGCATAGGCACGGCGGCCAATCACGAGCCGAAATCAGTCTTACTGTTGCTGATATCATTTCCGTTTCCTGTCGGCCATCACGCTTCTGTCATTGCTGCGTCTGGATCGGTGCAAAAGTAAGTTCTCAACGCTGTTGTCAACTTAATCAATTATTCGATCATATTGTCCAACATCAGTGATGCACTGCTGCTTTAAaggtttttattttgtattttatttatttgcagtGGCATTTTTACAGGTTTTATTTAGTCCCCTCTTCTGACCTTGCTTTAACCATTTGCGAatgactaacgttaacgtcattAGCCTCAGAAGTAACATTACTGGCCAGGGTCAAGAAGGCATCTTTTTATTCTCTATTTTGGTCTGTCTGTAACAGCATGTCACCGTGAATAACATAAAGAAGGATGTTTATGTACTATTCGATGTTTACAATCCATTCTAGTCCAATAACCTCACAGAGCTTGCTAACTAGCCAGCAAGCTATTTGTGTTCCTACCGACTGCACTACATGGATTtcttagctaacgttatcctagcacagttagctagctagccagccagCCGACGAAGCCAACGGTGACCAACAGGCCTAGGATAGAAAATACCTAGCCAGTGCATATGACCTTGTTACTGAGATATGGGGAAAGGGTACAATTAGCGTTAACATTACTATTTTAAGGTTCATCGGTATTTTAGCTTGTATTTTGTAACAGAAACGTTAACTTAAATGTACGTATGCATGAGTTAGCCTTAACGTCAACGTTGTACAGCTTTCTCATAAGACAACTGTTGTGGTTTTATGCTGGCTAAATGTAGAGATCATGTAATACCTTTAATTTGGTAAGGTTAAAGAAAATGGCAGGCCGACGCGCAGCATTGAAGTCCATTGACTGGTTGGCCTTTGCCGAGAGGGTGCCACCCAATCAGAGGGCCATGTTCAACAACCTCAAAACTCGCAGTGATGCCATCGCTGCAAAGTAAGTATGACATTACGAAGAACTTATTATATGTTGGTGATCTAAACTGAACTATTTGGGTGATGACTTACACTAGATCTGTCTGGTTCCTGAGATTGACAAAGGTTACtaacttttttgttgttgccttCTTTTTCGTGAAGACTGACCTCCCTCCCAGAGAAGCCAGCAGCCATTGACTGGGCCTACTACAGACAAACTGTACCTAAAGCAGGCATGGTGGACGACTTTGAGAAGAAGGTAAGCTTAGTGGAAAACACCTGCTTCACAAATGGTTAGATTGCTACTAAATTTCTCCTTGcatagtgtgtgcgtgcacatttCATTGATGGCATTCTCAATTTCTTTTCACGCTGTCAGTTTGCTGCTTTGTCCATCCCTGAGCCAGTTGACACAGAGACATCAAAGATTGCCGCACAGGAGCAGGAATCGGTAAGTAATTCCTTTTTGTAATGGCTCCATCTACGACACCATAATGTTTGTGTAAGGTGACTGACGTATATTGATGCTGTTATATGGGTTTCAGCGAGGCAGGTGTTGAATATATTGCATGGTGGCATTTGGCCATAAACATGTTCAAATGAAGTTGCCTTTACAACAGTTTGTCATATGTTGCTCATTTAACAGCTATCACTTACAGTATAATAGATGACAATCATGGTCGTTGCTCATTGCAATGAATATGTTGAGGTCTGCAATtcaattttttgtttgtttatcttaCTGCTCTTCAGAACAAACAAGCACTTGACTACATCCAGGCATCTAAGGCTCGTATTGGCATGTATCAAGCTGAGgtgtgtatttttattttcttcattgattataggtgtgtgtgtgtgtgtgttagagaatgAGTCCGTTTAATACTTGACGTTTGACACCCACTAGCGCCCTCTGTGTGGAACATGCTGTTCTCTCAATGACCTGTGCAAACTTCAAGAGCTTTTTGGAGGTTTAATACAGTTCAACTCATAGGAGATGTACTATTAATGTAATGTAGTAATGTAATATAGAAGTATTATTTTAGAAAAATCCTCTGAAATTACCACCTGTCGTGCTTATTTGCATTCTCAGACTTCTATGGAATTCCTTATTAATCAGTTAATTTTGCTCTGCTGCACAGTACTACATGTACATATATGTAACACATGCTACACAAAAACTGTCAGTCTGTGCTATGGACGATTTACCAGCTTAGCACCAGTGACAAATGTTTTCTAAAGTGTAGATGTTTGTAACTACATACTGATGCTAGAGATTTTGTGGATTGTGTTACAAAACTATCAACCTCTGTAGCACCAGTGCTATGAGCAAAAGAAGTAAACGTACAGCCCTGCTCTCTGCAGCATCCTGCCTGTCTTGTGTTGTACGTTTTATGTTATATTGATGTCAGGTGCTTTAGGCTGGGGATGACATGACTCAGTCCTCACAAGTCTTTGGATGCTTCAAATCCATAATTTTGGCGACTCCGTATCACCTCTCAAGGAATGGACCTCATGTCTTCTCCAAAT
This window encodes:
- the atp5pd gene encoding ATP synthase subunit d, mitochondrial, which translates into the protein MAGRRAALKSIDWLAFAERVPPNQRAMFNNLKTRSDAIAAKLTSLPEKPAAIDWAYYRQTVPKAGMVDDFEKKFAALSIPEPVDTETSKIAAQEQESNKQALDYIQASKARIGMYQAELEKFNNMIPFDQMTIEDLNHTFPETKLDKEKYPYWPHKPIADL